Proteins found in one Aspergillus chevalieri M1 DNA, chromosome 2, nearly complete sequence genomic segment:
- a CDS encoding uncharacterized protein (COG:S;~EggNog:ENOG410PH4E;~InterPro:IPR035426;~PFAM:PF04938): MSHIPDKRKPSSSIPGDTPYKRSRVSYADDDNEEYASQSPAAMTHERPRNNPLYGQKSAFPGLDVDAEGELFYGPAEDGLEYLRMVRSEANSLPLLFTAPKTQTTETQTIQTEQTTTEEQVNDTCEESTHHEDHEGTYVDGVFVARSTPAALPTSPPSVYPEAQQSYYTLLHHRFLLLRSILKCTPPPTSIPLLDDSHPISLPRHSKIARKEWRSLLLSVDPQTVQLACMDMESVLGVLGIMARLMSENVRSGDIVRIRRIGAWAWGLLGKCREVGQLGTEEVGEIRDLGKRAVKILGKMREDERAVQEEDQESVDDEDQDEEHVGEQIEETETADSEQAASAESEAPDHDMKDAGAENTTDELEAAKARLQAKIQGNVDEDCQVQTHSDTEENPGEVAMQTRAMLDMIITVVGEYYGQRDLLEAREIWQSIQIPKQAYH; encoded by the exons ATGTCGCACATCCCAGACAAAAgaaaaccctcctcctcaaTACCAGGAGACACACCCTACAAACGATCGCGAGTCTCCTAcgcagacgacgacaacgaaGAGTACGCCTCGCAGTCACCCGCCGCCATGACCCACGAACGCCCGCGAAACAACCCTCTCTACGGACAAAAGAGCGCGTTTCCGGGCCTTGATGTTGATGCGGAGGGGGAGCTGTTTTATGGCCCTGCGGAGGATGGTTTGGAGTATTTGAGGATGGTCCG GTCCGAAGCAAATTCGCTACCGTTGCTATTTACCGCGCCGAAGACTCAGACGACAGAAACACAGACGATCCAAACCGAGCAAACCACAACAGAAGAACAAGTCAACGACACATGTGAAGAATCTACACACCATGAAGACCATGAAGGAACCTACGTTGACGGCGTCTTCGTCGCGCGCAGCACGCCCGCCGCACTCCCAACATCACCACCCTCTGTATACCCCGAAGCCCAACAATCGTACTACACCCTCCTCCATCACCgctttctcctcctccgctcAATCCTAAAATGTACACCTCCACCAACCTCCATCCCTCTCCTCGACGACTCCCACCCGATCTCCCTCCCGCGACACTCCAAAATCGCGCGCAAAGAATGGCGCAGTCTACTACTCTCCGTCGACCCGCAGACTGTTCAACTAGCGTGCATGGATATGGAAAGTGTACTCGGTGTACTGGGGATCATGGCGAGGCTTATGTCGGAGAATGTGAGGAGTGGGGATATTGTGAGGATAAGGCGGATCggggcttgggcttgggggTTGCTGGGGAAGTGTAGGGAGGTTGGGCAGTTGGGAACGGAGGAGGTTGGGGAGATTAGGGATTTGGGGAAGAGGGCTGTGAAGATTCTGGGGAAGATGAGAGAGGATGAACGTGCGGTGCAGGAGGAGGATCAGGAGTcggttgatgatgaggaccaGGATGAGGAGCATGTTGGGGAGCAGATTGAGGAAACAGAAACAGCCGACAGTGAACAAGCTGCGTCTGCTGAAAGCGAAGCGCCGGATCACGACATGAAAGACGCCGGAGCGGAGAATACAACCGATGAACTAGAAGCAGCCAAGGCGCGACTTCAGGCAAAAATCCAGGGGAACGTGGACGAGGATTGTCAGGTGCAAACACATTCTGACACAGAGGAAAATCCTGGTGAGGTGGCCATGCAGACTCGAGCTATGCTGGATATGATCATCACGGTGGTAGGCGAGTACTACGGACAGAGAGATCTGTTGGAGGCCAGGGAGATATGGCAGAGTATTCAGATACCCAAGCAAGCATACCACTAG
- a CDS encoding DUF4149 domain-containing protein (COG:S;~EggNog:ENOG410PNZU;~InterPro:IPR025423;~PFAM:PF13664;~TransMembrane:4 (o12-35i47-66o86-107i166-186o)), translating into MTDPRPYHILSYGTLLGVQVYQSFVSGVIAFRALPRPQFAQLQTATFPIYFSLQSALPVVVALTASKGSQALGISGLLAPENRLNTLLPMATAVVTGLANQFILRPLTVNVMRERKKQGMCCLNLSKMSVENISDWDSETRDGKKSYDPPPHSKQMQALNKKFGKVHGVSSLLNLVTLLATVYYGVVIGKQLS; encoded by the exons ATGACTGATCCTCGACCGTACCACATTCTCAG CTATGGCACTCTGCTGGGTGTCCAGGTCTATCAG TCCTTCGTCTCAGGCGTGATTGCCTTTAGGGCTCTGCCACGCCCTCAGTTCGCCCAGCTGCAGACCGCAACCTTCCCCATCTACTTCTCTCTGCAGTCAGCCCTCCCCGTCGTGGTTGCTCTGACTGCCAGTAAAGGCAGCCAGGCACTCGGGATCTCCGGGCTTTTGGCTCCGGAGAACCGACTTAATACGCTACTGCCGATGGCTACTGCGGTGGTGACGGGACTCGCCAATCAATTTATTCTGCGCCCGCTCACGGTGAACGTGATGCGGGAGCGGAAGAAGCAGGGTATGTGTTGCTTGAACCTATCAAAAATGTCAGTTGAGAACATATCTGACTGGGATTCAGAAACCCGTGATGGCAAGAAGAGTTACGATCCCCCTCCTCACTCCAAGCAAATGCAGGCTTTGAACAAGAAGTTTGGTAAGGTTCATGGAGTGTCGAGCTTGCTCAATCTGGTCACTCTCCTTGCTACCGTTTATTATGGTGTGGTTATTGGTAAACAATTATCGTGA
- a CDS encoding Qc-SNARE protein (COG:U;~EggNog:ENOG410PFW0;~InterPro:IPR000727,IPR001683,IPR036871;~PFAM:PF00787;~go_function: GO:0035091 - phosphatidylinositol binding [Evidence IEA]) has product MPTLEISIPTTSLSPTSPPYTLYNITLRLPLRSFTLSKRYSDFSSFHTALTSQTTSPPPSPLPPKSWFANTVSNASLREERRIGLESYLRAINNDPDPQWRNSSAWRAFLNLPNTPSGATGTNGSHTTSARLHAAITDPAAASGPGGGGKAITDPTLWLDCFRDMKAHLHDARLQLTRRDQETTPQKQHESSAMAKSALVRAGSLIAALEEGLKNLGDMSSSKGKNGGDSRSQSRERKGNGWSDGVVLGDGELRRRKDLLVNARKEKDGLEDLLNAMAAKGRIDNAVASLEDKEALVGSARTRKPARSGRVLGKETERTRELDNQGVLQLQRETMQDQDLGLEELRKIVARQKELGIAINGELQVQNDLLRLADEDADRLQGKLDISKKRLGKIS; this is encoded by the exons ATGCCCACCCTCGAAATCTCCATCCCAACCACTTCCCTCTCCCCAACATCCCCCCCCTACACCCTGTACAACATCACCCTCCGCCTCCCTCTACGCTCCTTCACACTCTCAAAACGCTACTCCGACTTTTCCTCCTTCCACACAGCTCTTACCTCCCAAACAACCTCCCCACCACCATCCCCCCTCCCCCCGAAATCCTGGTTCGCAAACACCGTCTCCAACGCATCCCTCCGCGAAGAACGCCGCATAGGACTCGAATCCTACCTCCGCGCAATAAACAATGACCCAGATCCTCAGTGGCGCAACTCCAGCGCCTGGCGCGCCTTCCTGAACCTACCGAATACCCCATCAGGCGCGACAGGCACCAACGGTTCACATACGACGTCCGCACGGCTCCATGCGGCGATAACTGATCCAGCGGCTGCGTCGGGGCCCGGTGGAGGCGGGAAGGCGATTACGGATCCGACGCTGTGGCTTGATTGTTTCCGGGATATGAAGGCGCATTTGCACGATGCACGACTGCAACTCACGCGGCGGGACCAAGAGACCACGCCGCAGAAGCAGCATGAGAGTTCGGCGATGGCGAAGAGTGCGCTTGTGCGTGCAGGATCGCTAATCGCGGCCTTGGAGGAAGGGTTGAAGAATCTGGGGGACATGTCGTCTTCGAAGGGGAAGAATGGGGGCGATAGTCGAAGTCAAAGCCGGGAACGGAAGGGGAATGGCTGGAGCGATGGGGTTGTTCTTGGTGATGGGGAGCTGCGACGACGGAAGGATCTTCTTGTGAATGCGcggaaggagaaggatgggTTGGAGGACTTGTTGAATGCAATGGCTGCTAAGGGGAGGATTGATAATGCCGTTGCATCGCTTGAGGATAAAGAGGCGCTTGTTGGGAGTGCGAGAACTCGCAAACCGGCTCGTTCGGGGAGAGTCCTTGGTAAAGAAACAGAGCGGACGCGCGAGTTGGATAATCAGGGTGTGTTGCAGTTACAGAGGGAGACGATGCAGGATCAGGATCTGGGTTTGGAGGAGTTGAGGAAGATCGTGGCGAGGCAGAAGGAGTTGGGGATTGCAATTAATGGCGAGTTGCAGGTTCAGAATGATCTGCTAAGGTTGGCGGATGAGGATGCTGATCG GTTACAAGGAAAGCTTGATATCAGCAAGAAGAGGTTGGGGAAGATCTCTTGA
- the KU80 gene encoding ATP-dependent DNA helicase 2 subunit KU80 (BUSCO:EOG09261ACJ;~COG:L;~EggNog:ENOG410PK4Q;~InterPro:IPR006164,IPR014893,IPR036494,IPR016194, IPR036465,IPR005161,IPR024193,IPR002035;~PFAM:PF03731,PF02735,PF08785;~SECRETED:SignalP(1-31);~go_component: GO:0005634 - nucleus [Evidence IEA];~go_component: GO:0043564 - Ku70:Ku80 complex [Evidence IEA];~go_function: GO:0003677 - DNA binding [Evidence IEA];~go_function: GO:0003684 - damaged DNA binding [Evidence IEA];~go_function: GO:0042162 - telomeric DNA binding [Evidence IEA];~go_process: GO:0000723 - telomere maintenance [Evidence IEA];~go_process: GO:0006303 - double-strand break repair via nonhomologous end joining [Evidence IEA];~go_process: GO:0006310 - DNA recombination [Evidence IEA]), with amino-acid sequence MAEKEATVYIVDVGQSMGERRQGRSVTDLQWSMRYVWDRITATVATGRKTAMVGVVGLRTDETANELQDDEHFENLFVLQEINQMLMPDIKRLREEIQPSNTDSGDAISALILAIQMIIVQCKKLKYKRKIVLVTNGQGHMSTEGLDQITSKIKEDNIELVVLGVDFDDPEYGFKEEDKDPRKAENEALLRGLVEECDGAYGTLEQAISEMEIPRVKQTRSMATFKGYLQLGDPENYKNAIKIPVERYYRTYVAKPPTASSFVPRSDTSETQEGPGSVQSSVTVGATRDTQSGDGSDLTSVRFVRTYQIKDENAPGGKVEVERDELAKGYEYGRTAVHIDETDQNITTLEAPMAMDLVGFVQSDKYDRYMHMSTTNIIIPERTNDAAALGLSSFIHALFELECYAVARLVAKENKPPLMVLLCPSIEPDYECLLEVQLPFTEDVRTYRFPPLDKVITVSGKVVTEHRNLPNDDLLNAMSKYVDSMELVDEDEDGKPVETFPIEDAFSPILHRIDSAIRFRATHPNEPLPPPADILTKFSQPPADAVQRAKKYLDRLADAADVKKVPPKAKGRKRTRETEKPLSGLDVDALLHQEKRAKISPTNAIPEFKQTLSHAENVDTISEAVKQMTAIVEDQVRNSLGDANYDRVVEGLGVMRDELISYEEPALYNDLLKHLKGKLLKEELGGDRRELWWLIRRSKIGLIDRNQSDRSEVTEDEAKEVSI; translated from the exons ATGGCTGAGAAAGAAGCTACGGTGTATATCGTCGATGTCGGCCAGTCGATGGGGGAGCGCCGTCAGGGACGGTCAGTGACGGATTTACAATGGAGTATGCGCTATGTTTGGGATAGGATTACGGCTACG GTGGCTACGGGGCGGAAGACGGCTATGGTTGGGGTGGTTGGTCTGAGGACAGACG AGACTGCAAATGAGCTGCAGGATGATGAGCACTTTGAGAATCTCTTCGTATTACAGGAAATCAACCA GATGCTCATGCCGGATATCAAGAGGCTGCGTGAAGAGATACAACCTAGCAATACTGATAGTGGTGATG CTATATCCGCTCTCATTTTAGCCATCCAGATGATCATCGTCCAATGCAAGAAGCTCAAGTATAAGAGGAAGATCGTCCTGGTCACGAATGGACAAGGTCACATGAGCACTGAGGGCCTCGATCAAATTACCAGCAAGATCAAGGAAGATAACATCGAACTTGTTGTTCT TGGTGTTGACTTCGACGATCCGGAGTATGGCTTCAAGGAGGAGGACAAAGACCCAAGAAAG GCAGAAAACGAAGCCCTCCTGCGAGGCCTTGTTGAAGAATGCGACGGTGCCTACGGAACATTAGAGCAAGCCATTTCGGAAATGGAGATCCCCCGAGTGAAGCAAACACGAAGTATGGCAACCTTCAAAGGGTATCTTCAGCTTGGAGATCCGGAGAATTATAAAAATGCCATCAAGATCCCCGTGGAGAGATATTATCGAACGTACGTTGCGAAGCCTCCGACAGCCAGTTCGTTTGTTCCTCGCTCGGACACCTCAGAAACTCAAGAGGGTCCCGGATCTGTTCAGTCGTCTGTCACCGTCGGTGCGACCCGAGATACTCAATCCGGAGACGGCAGCGATTTGACCAGTGTGAGATTCGTGAGAACCTATCAGATCAAGGATGAGAATGCACCGGGAGGAAAGGTTGAAGTCGAACGGGATGAGCTTGCCAAAGGCTACGAATATGGACGGACCGCCGTACATATCGATGAAACTGACCAGAACATCACGACACTTGAAGCACCTATGGCCATGGATTTGGTTGGCTTCGTACAGAGTGACAAG TACGACCGTTATATGCACATGTCGACCAccaatatcatcatccccgAACGTACTAACGACGCGGCCGCGCTGGGCCTTTCTTCATTCATCCATGCCCTATTCGAGTTGGAGTGCTATGCTGTCGCGCGGTTGGTAGCAAAGGAGAACAAGCCTCCGCTCATGGTGTTGCTTTGCCCATCAATCGAACCGGATTACGAATGCCTCTTAGAAGTACAGCTACCGTTTACCGAGGACGTCCGTACATACCGCTTCCCGCCACTGGACAAGGTCATCACTGTTTCAGGAAAGGTTGTCACAGAGCACCGGAATCTTCCCAATGATGACTTGCTTAATGCGATGAGCAAATATGTTGATAGTATGGAacttgttgatgaggatgaggatgg GAAACCTGTCGAAACGTTCCCAATAGAAGACGCCTTCTCACCAATCCTGCACAGAATCGATTCAGCAATCCGTTTCCGGGCAACCCATCCGAACGAGCCCCTACCACCGCCGGCTGACATTCTGACAAAATTCTCTCAACCACCAGCGGACGCAGTGCAAAGAGCAAAGAAGTACCTCGATAGGTTGGCGGATGCAGCCGATGTCAAGAAAG TACCACCCAAGGCAAAGGGACGCAAGCGCACCCGCGAAACTGAAAAGCCGCTCTCTGGTCTTGATGTCGACGCTCTACTGCATCAAGAGAAGCGCGCTAAGATCTCACCTACAAATGCCATTCCAGAATTCAAGCAAACGCTGTCGCACGCAGAGAACGTCGACACCATCAGCGAGGCCGTGAAGCAGATGACGGCCATTGTCGAAGATCAGGTCAGGAACAGTCTTGGCGATGCCAACTATGACCGTGTTGTCGAGGGTCTAGGTGTCATGCGCGATGAGTTGATATCCTACGAAGAGCCGGCTTTGTACAACGATCTTCTGAAACATCTTAAGGGAAAGTTATTGAAGGAGGAGCTTGGTGGCGATCGACGGGAGCTGTGGTGGCTTATTCGGAGAAGTAAGATTGGGTTGATTGATCGGAACCAGTCTGATCGGTCTGAGGTCACGGAGGATGAGGCTAAGGAGGTGAGCATCTGA
- the abr2 gene encoding laccase abr2 (CAZy:AA1;~COG:Q;~EggNog:ENOG410PKC2;~InterPro:IPR008972,IPR011707,IPR011706,IPR033138, IPR002355,IPR001117;~PFAM:PF00394,PF07731,PF07732;~SECRETED:SignalP(1-15);~go_function: GO:0005507 - copper ion binding [Evidence IEA];~go_function: GO:0016491 - oxidoreductase activity [Evidence IEA];~go_process: GO:0055114 - oxidation-reduction process [Evidence IEA]): MAFAGLLCMTAFAQAAQVHYTWDLTWAPGSPNGVQRDLIFINDRFPGPPLYADEGDDVIVEVTNHTPFNTTVHFHGIEQRGTPRSDGVPGLTQFPIEPEAKYVYKWHANNYGTYWYHSHDSSLLLDGLYGAIHIRPSPDRENPFSKISNDPGDLKAMREAEQNPILVVLSDWDHLTGPEYMQAMEDTGYDIFCSDSILVNGMGSVYCKDPEELTSYQPAQVQEVVNATLTDKGCVPFVTSLQGDWEHHPDNLPPGLNSGCEPSEGPQAGFSVDASQKWASFNFISAAGVKALVASIDEHPLYVYEVDGRYIEPQLAHSIEIYNGERYSAMVKLDKEPASYTMRVASTGAQQVISGYGTVTYQGGESNQRESEAYINYGGAPVSDSVKPLDTSNLPPFPPIHPPQRADDFHLLTLGRVGTSWQWTLDGTELFPADLDALYPIIRDPDSLQLADALKIKTINGTWVDLVYQLEIDEPTVVQPPHPMHKHSNKAFIIGRGTGKFQWSDVKEAMRQHPENFFLNNPLYRDTFVTSAAGESWLAIRYQVVNPGPFFLHCHTETHLHGGMGVVLLDGIDVWPGVPEEYLYQ, encoded by the exons ATGGCATTCGCTGGTCTCCTCTGTATGACAGCGTTTGCCCAGGCTGCCCAGGTCCATTACACCTGGGACTTGACCTGGGCGCCTGGATCTCCGAATGGCGTGCAACGAGACCTGATCTTTATCAATGACCGGTTTCCAGGGCCACCATTGTACGCTGATGAGGGCGACGATGTGATT GTTGAAGTAACCAACCATACGCCATTCAATACGACCGTGCACTTCCATGGAATTGA ACAACGAGGCACTCCACGTTCTGATGGGGTCCCGGGCCTGACCCAATTCCCCATTGAGCCCGAGGCCAAGTACGTCTACAAGTGGCATGCAAATAACTATGGAACATACTG GTACCATTCTCACGATTCATCACTACTTCTCGATGGTCTCTATGGAGCCATCCATATCAG ACCATCTCCAGATCGGGAAAATCCATTCTCAAAGATTTCCAATGATCCCGGTGATCTCAAGGCAATGAGAGAAGCCGAGCAAAACCCGATATTAGTCGTTCTTTCCGACTGGGATCACCTGACAGGACCAGAATATATGCAGGCAATGGAAGACACCGGTTACGATATTTT CTGCTCGGACAGTATCCTCGTTAATGGCATGGGATCTGTATATTGCAAAGATCCGGAGGAACTGACTTCGTATCAGCCAGCGCAAGTTCAGGAGGTCGTCAACGCTACTTTGACTGACAAGGG ATGCGTGCCTTTCGTGACCAGCCTACAAGGAGACTGGGAGCATCACCCCGATAATCTCCCTCCTGGTCTAAACTCTGGCTGCGAACCGAGCGAAGGACCCCAGGCCGGGTTCTCTGTGGATGCATCGCAGAAATGGGCAAGCTTCAACTTCATCAGTGCGGCTGGTGTTAAGGCTCTTGTGGCCTCCATTGACGAGCACCCCTTATACGTCTATGAAGTGGACGGGCGGTATATCGAGCCTCAATTGGCCCACTCCATTGAAATATACAACGGAGAGCGCTACTCGGCTATGGTCAAACTTGACAAAGAGCCTGCTTCCTATACGATGCGTGTCGCGAGCACTGGGGCTCAGCAAGTGATCTCGGGCTATGGCACGGTTACCTACCAGGGAGGCGAGAGCAACCAGCGTGAGTCGGAAGCGTACATCAACTATGGCGGAGCCCCCGTTTCGGACTCCGTAAAGCCGCTGGATACCAGCAACTTGCCACCATTCCCGCCTATTCATCCACCACAAAGGGCCGATGACTTCCATCTCCTGACGCTGGGCCGAGTTGGCACCTCGTGGCAATGGACTTTGGATGGAACAGAGCTCTTCCCGGCAGACCTAGATGCGCTATATCCGATTATTCGCGATCCAGACAGCCTACAACTCGCAGATGCGCTCAAGATAAAGACCATAAACGGCACTTGGGTTGACCTGGTTTACCAGTTAGAAATCGACGAGCCGACAGTCGTGCAGCCTCCGCACCCGATGCACAAGCATTCCAACAAAGCATTTATCATTGGCCGGGGAACAGGAAAGTTCCAGTGGTCAGATGTTAAGGAAGCAATGCGGCAGCACCCCGAAAACTTCTTCCTGAACAATCCGCTGTACCGGGACACGTTTGTCACGTCTGCCGCTGGGGAGTCGTGGTTGGCAATTCGATACCAGGTTGTCAACCCGGGGCCGTTCTTCCTACATTGCCACACAGAGACTCATCTACACGGCGGAATGGGAGTGGTACTGCTGGACGGTATTGATGTATGGCCGGGAGTGCCGGAGGAATATCTCTACCAGTAG
- a CDS encoding uncharacterized protein (COG:U;~EggNog:ENOG410Q1R3;~TransMembrane:2 (o6-27i155-176o)): MDFFGLTMFSILMAIFGYFQSIPLTGVDRLQDGLSKGYVLSHFGMMVDRFFPVAYANDSFENTELQYDTTFAVLALTSPEPKSDSVVDSALTNPNTPTDDMTGYETHIVPLVADWNGSDRWIFRDTQYLDLIADRTRYVGFSSQIWSAAQSFSRIVVLLGLPIILVSVLFVAFVYWRDVRTADAEIMSFTNEVRSRRASLQRKIDLASYAIDQTLDDIVRHISAQQERIHQDLASFRPDDVISQEMGAFREKLELLIQSEFDRQASWVKDYLEELEQVRQTLPGPAEIRGQCDEFQEILQQAKEVHNSLNGTLKHMDELLNSRPVASLSQGSVSLVDEFHTVRSISSNEGTGLSNMSERIRETTHLQPQSLSQWVMASDRHAMTAEEFDKAREIRRERVKMRCANRVKANSASMNGQSGTAMTDRSSW; this comes from the coding sequence ATGGATTTCTTCGGTCTTACTATGTTTTCAATCCTCATGGCTATATTTGGCTATTTCCAATCCATTCCCCTGACAGGCGTCGATCGACTGCAAGACGGCCTGAGCAAGGGGTATGTCTTGAGCCATTTCGGGATGATGGTTGACAGATTCTTTCCAGTCGCTTACGCAAACGACTCTTTTGAAAACACAGAGCTGCAGTATGATACAACGTTTGCTGTATTAGCCTTGACTTCGCCTGAGCCCAAATCTGATTCTGTTGTGGACTCTGCTTTGACCAACCCCAACACTCCCACGGATGATATGACAGGATATGAGACCCATATCGTGCCGCTGGTTGCTGACTGGAATGGGTCTGATCGTTGGATCTTCCGTGACACTCAGTACTTAGATTTGATTGCGGACCGCACTCGGTATGTAGGATTCTCATCGCAGATATGGTCGGCAGCCCAAAGCTTTTCCAGGATTGTGGTGCTCCTGGGATTACCCATCATTCTCGTGAGCGTGCTGTTTGTTGCATTCGTTTATTGGCGAGATGTGCGGACAGCCGACGCTGAAATCATGAGCTTCACCAACGAGGTTCGATCCAGAAGAGCTTCCCTCCAGCGAAAGATCGACCTGGCATCCTATGCGATTGATCAAACACTCGATGATATTGTTAGACATATTTCAGCACAGCAGGAGCGCATTCACCAGGATCTAGCCTCCTTCCGTCCAGACGATGTTATCAGCCAGGAGATGGGTGCATTTCGCGAGAAGCTCGAGTTGCTTATCCAAAGCGAATTCGATAGACAGGCCTCCTGGGTGAAGGACTACCTAGAAGAGCTCGAGCAAGTGCGCCAGACTCTCCCAGGCCCTGCAGAAATTCGCGGCCAATGTGATGAATTTCAAGAGATACTCCAGCAAGCCAAGGAAGTGCACAACAGCCTCAACGGCACCTTGAAGCATATGGATGAGCTTCTAAATTCGAGACCGGTGGCGTCACTTTCTCAGGGTTCAGTCTCTCTAGTTGACGAGTTTCACACTGTGCGTTCGATCTCCAGCAATGAAGGAACAGGTTTGAGCAATATGAGTGAGCGCATTCGTGAAACTACTCACTTGCAGCCCCAGTCATTGTCTCAGTGGGTGATGGCGTCGGATCGTCACGCAATGACTGCAGAGGAATTTGACAAGGCGCGGGAAATTCGGCGTGAGAGAGTGAAGATGCGGTGCGCAAACCGGGTTAAAGCGAATTCCGCTTCAATGAATGGCCAAAGTGGGACTGCAATGACCGATCGTTCCTCTTGGTAG
- a CDS encoding uncharacterized protein (InterPro:IPR001466,IPR012338;~SECRETED:SignalP(1-19)), whose protein sequence is MSLGIYFFGALALANALSGQDNSYDGRNGPGNDTTTRLNQAFETAVSKKRVPGIAAATFNRDGSITFKQSWGTTSIEDPSSTPKTHLQESPFGFDAGDSYAYGYNIDWLGWVAEAITGVLLASYCEEHILKPLGMQNTDIYPPDLADRQHLANGTITAKPCSASPTKPGDFVDAGGGYLTSTLDDYSTLTKARIRVPGY, encoded by the exons ATGTCATTAGGAATTTACTTCTTTGGAGCACTTGCCCTTGCAAATGCCCTCTCTGGGCAAGACAACTCTTACGATGGCCGTAATGGTCCAGGTAACGATACCACCACACGACTAAACCAAGCCTTCGAGACAGCAGTGAGCAAGAAGCGCGTACCAGGCATCGCAGCCGCCACCTTCAACAGAGACGGTAGCATCACCTTCAAGCAATCCTGGGGAACAACAAGCATCGAAGACCCATCCTCGACGCCCAAAACCCATCTACAAGAAT CTCCGTTCGGATTCGACGCAGGCGATAGCTACGCGTACGGCTACAACATCGACTGGCTCGGTTGGGTCGCCGAAGCCATCACCGGCGTCCTACTAGCCAGCTACTGCGAAGAACACATCCTCAAACCGCTAGGCATGCAAAACACGGATATCTACCCGCCCGACCTCGCCGATCGCCAGCATCTTGCGAACGGGACTATCACTGCAAAGCCGTGCTCAGCTTCTCCGACCAAACCAGGGGACTTTGTCGATGCAGGCGGGGGCTACCTCACCTCCACGCTTGACGACTACTCCACGTTAACGAAGGCTCGGATCCGGGTACCGGGATATTGA